A single window of Paenibacillus sp. SYP-B4298 DNA harbors:
- a CDS encoding N-acetyltransferase: MIRPFTAADAQQAVSIWLAGSLQAHHFIEREYWEIQQEAMAERYLPSAQTYVLEEQGKLLGFVSLMDDYLAAIFVDPTEQQRGLGQRLLNYAKELRSQLQLKVYTANEPAVRFYQKHGFSIVEETRDEATGASEWVMHWSREHN, translated from the coding sequence ATGATAAGACCATTTACAGCGGCTGATGCGCAGCAAGCTGTAAGCATCTGGCTGGCGGGGTCGCTGCAGGCGCATCATTTTATTGAACGTGAGTATTGGGAGATTCAGCAGGAGGCGATGGCTGAACGTTATCTGCCATCTGCACAAACCTATGTCTTGGAGGAGCAGGGGAAACTGCTCGGCTTTGTATCCCTTATGGATGATTACTTGGCGGCGATCTTCGTTGATCCAACCGAGCAGCAGCGAGGTCTGGGTCAGCGTCTTCTGAATTACGCCAAAGAGCTGCGAAGCCAATTGCAGCTCAAGGTATATACAGCCAATGAACCCGCTGTCCGCTTTTACCAAAAGCATGGCTTCTCGATTGTGGAGGAGACGCGGGACGAGGCGACAGGAGCTTCTGAATGGGTGATGCATTGGAGCAGAGAGCACAACTAG
- a CDS encoding nitroreductase family protein: MSSSNFLEAIQKRRSIYGISKDSVVSNERIEEIIGQAILHTPSAFNSQSARVVVLLGEQSDKFWHLTTETLRKIVPADSFDQTEQKMKAFGAGYGTVLFFEDQSVVQGLQEQFAAYSDNFPIWSNQSSAMLQFVVWTALAQEGIGATLQHYNPLVDEAVKQEWNIPGDWKLIAQMPFGKIAAEPGEKAYQPLEGRLKVIK, encoded by the coding sequence ATGAGCAGTTCCAACTTTCTGGAAGCCATTCAAAAAAGACGGAGTATTTATGGTATTAGCAAGGATTCGGTTGTTAGCAATGAGAGAATCGAAGAAATTATTGGGCAAGCAATTCTACATACGCCGTCCGCTTTTAATTCGCAGAGCGCTCGCGTAGTTGTGCTGTTAGGGGAGCAGAGTGACAAGTTCTGGCACCTGACAACCGAAACATTGCGCAAGATTGTTCCAGCGGACAGCTTCGACCAGACCGAGCAAAAAATGAAGGCCTTTGGCGCAGGGTATGGTACGGTATTATTCTTTGAGGATCAGAGCGTTGTTCAAGGGCTGCAGGAGCAGTTCGCAGCGTACAGCGACAATTTCCCGATCTGGTCCAATCAATCCTCCGCCATGCTGCAATTCGTAGTATGGACAGCTCTGGCACAGGAAGGCATCGGAGCTACATTGCAGCACTATAACCCGCTCGTAGACGAGGCCGTCAAGCAGGAGTGGAATATCCCCGGTGATTGGAAGCTCATCGCTCAGATGCCATTCGGCAAAATCGCCGCTGAGCCGGGCGAGAAAGCATATCAGCCGCTTGAAGGTCGTCTGAAGGTCATTAAATAA
- a CDS encoding aspartate aminotransferase family protein, translating into MSQITQCKGTEWIAEASDRLLFTTNRPELIMDRGAGMYMWDTEDRVYLDFSGGWAVTSLGHAPAVIRDVLDQQSAKLIHASPSFYNEPMLQFAKLLTDISCFDKVFFASSGAEANEAAIKLARKYGAAKLGGAHEIITMTNSFHGRTLATMSATGKSQWDALYEPKVPGFCHVPLNDLDACFAAISDRTCAIMLELVQGEGGVNIVDESYLYAIRKACDIYGLLLIVDEVQTGIGRTGTMFAYEHYGIEPDIMTLAKGIGGGFPLSAMLTKESFDLFEPGDQGGTYCGQPLAMAVGQAVVQEVIQSRLADNARIQGDYLKRRLQETGEALGWSQVRGRGLLVAFNLPLPCGAELVKRCLDIGLIINSPSPSVIRLMPALIVTTADVDKMLRLLAECWEALYREQQAAAQ; encoded by the coding sequence ATGTCTCAAATAACGCAGTGCAAAGGAACAGAGTGGATCGCAGAAGCTTCAGACCGGCTCCTATTCACGACCAATCGCCCGGAGCTAATCATGGATCGCGGGGCAGGCATGTATATGTGGGATACAGAAGACAGAGTCTATCTGGATTTTTCGGGCGGTTGGGCGGTAACGAGCCTGGGGCATGCCCCTGCCGTCATTCGGGATGTGCTCGATCAGCAGTCAGCCAAGCTGATTCATGCCAGCCCTTCGTTTTATAATGAACCGATGCTGCAATTCGCCAAGCTGCTTACCGATATTTCTTGCTTTGACAAGGTGTTTTTCGCCAGCAGCGGCGCGGAGGCGAATGAAGCGGCCATCAAGCTGGCTCGCAAATACGGCGCTGCGAAGCTGGGCGGAGCACACGAGATTATTACGATGACCAACAGCTTTCATGGCCGGACGCTAGCTACCATGTCGGCAACCGGAAAATCTCAATGGGATGCGCTGTATGAACCGAAGGTGCCGGGCTTTTGCCATGTGCCGTTAAATGATTTGGATGCCTGCTTTGCAGCCATTAGCGACCGTACCTGTGCCATCATGCTTGAGCTGGTACAAGGTGAAGGCGGTGTAAATATAGTCGATGAAAGCTACTTATATGCCATTCGCAAGGCATGCGATATTTATGGCCTGCTGCTCATTGTGGATGAAGTGCAAACTGGGATAGGCAGAACCGGCACCATGTTCGCTTATGAGCACTACGGTATTGAGCCTGACATTATGACATTGGCCAAAGGAATCGGCGGCGGATTTCCACTCTCGGCCATGCTGACCAAGGAGAGCTTCGACCTGTTCGAGCCAGGTGATCAGGGCGGCACCTATTGCGGTCAGCCGCTTGCCATGGCCGTTGGTCAAGCGGTTGTGCAAGAGGTAATACAGAGCAGACTTGCTGACAACGCCCGAATTCAGGGCGACTATCTGAAGAGACGGCTACAGGAGACAGGAGAAGCGCTAGGTTGGAGCCAGGTGCGCGGGAGGGGGTTGCTCGTTGCCTTCAACCTTCCCCTTCCTTGTGGAGCAGAGCTAGTGAAGCGTTGCCTGGATATAGGGCTGATTATTAATTCTCCCTCCCCGTCCGTCATTCGTCTGATGCCGGCTCTGATCGTAACAACAGCAGACGTGGATAAGATGCTGAGGCTGCTGGCGGAGTGCTGGGAAGCCCTATATCGCGAGCAGCAAGCAGCGGCACAATAG
- a CDS encoding NucA/NucB deoxyribonuclease domain-containing protein, with translation MQFKKLIWVIVAAASVYLGVTTWSDWETPTPVYHEGDQQSYDVRLDFPSDRFPETASHISNAIKQGHSAICTIDRKGAEENRKRSLQGVPTKKGYDRDEWPMAMCAEGGDGADIEYISPSDNRGAGSWVGNKLESYENGTRVYFDVVAD, from the coding sequence TTGCAGTTCAAGAAGCTGATATGGGTCATCGTCGCTGCCGCATCGGTATATCTGGGAGTCACCACTTGGTCAGACTGGGAGACGCCGACACCTGTTTATCATGAGGGTGACCAGCAGAGCTATGATGTCAGGCTGGACTTCCCATCGGATCGTTTTCCAGAGACTGCATCCCATATCTCCAATGCCATCAAGCAGGGCCACTCAGCCATCTGCACCATTGACCGTAAAGGCGCGGAGGAGAACCGCAAGCGCTCATTGCAGGGGGTACCGACCAAGAAAGGCTATGATCGCGATGAATGGCCGATGGCGATGTGTGCGGAAGGCGGAGACGGAGCTGACATTGAGTACATCAGCCCATCCGATAATCGCGGCGCAGGCTCATGGGTAGGCAATAAGCTGGAGTCGTATGAGAACGGGACGAGAGTTTATTTTGATGTCGTCGCAGATTGA
- a CDS encoding helix-turn-helix transcriptional regulator — translation MSIKGFRFFYYVSDSSSVFCEKFLYFIKGFDKTPWRSNGRGDEAMAHKVECRLKEILSDRGMKQKWLAEQVGVTTSEMSQIVRGESEPTLMTALKISTTLDLIANEIWTLPEG, via the coding sequence TTGTCTATCAAGGGTTTTCGCTTTTTTTATTATGTGTCAGATTCATCTTCGGTATTTTGCGAAAAGTTCTTATATTTCATCAAAGGATTCGACAAGACGCCTTGGCGAAGTAATGGTCGAGGTGATGAAGCGATGGCGCATAAAGTTGAGTGCAGGCTTAAAGAAATATTGAGCGATAGAGGAATGAAGCAGAAATGGCTTGCTGAGCAGGTTGGTGTGACAACCTCAGAGATGAGTCAGATCGTGAGGGGAGAGAGTGAGCCGACATTGATGACCGCTCTCAAAATCAGCACTACGCTGGATCTGATTGCCAATGAAATCTGGACGTTACCTGAAGGATAG
- a CDS encoding SprT family protein has translation MDNEALQRWVERVSTEAFGLAFKHKATFNARLRTTGGRYFTKSHHIEINPHQLASFGVEETEKIIKHELCHYHLHLQGRGYQHRDQEFKELLSQVGGSRYCQSLPGTATERRRLPYRYMLICKACGQQYKRKRKTDPRKYACGRCRGKLLLKELDSAE, from the coding sequence ATGGATAATGAAGCATTGCAGCGCTGGGTGGAACGAGTATCTACTGAGGCGTTCGGCCTTGCTTTCAAGCATAAGGCAACATTTAACGCGCGGCTGAGGACGACAGGCGGACGGTACTTTACGAAATCGCATCATATCGAGATAAACCCGCATCAATTGGCAAGCTTCGGTGTTGAGGAGACCGAGAAGATCATTAAGCATGAGCTATGTCATTATCATCTTCATCTTCAAGGGAGAGGGTATCAGCATCGAGATCAGGAATTCAAGGAGCTGCTTTCCCAGGTGGGCGGCTCCCGTTACTGTCAATCCCTGCCTGGAACCGCGACGGAGCGGCGGCGCTTGCCATACAGGTATATGCTGATCTGCAAGGCATGCGGACAGCAATACAAGCGCAAACGCAAGACTGACCCTCGCAAGTACGCATGCGGTCGCTGCCGCGGCAAATTATTATTGAAGGAGCTTGACAGTGCAGAATAG
- a CDS encoding hydrolase/acyltransferase, whose product MPTMRYILMKSEQQGLFFVEMPQSHAYQLSALNLRLHKEIDKLTADHIPQLPYAAAECSDIEIHDPAISVVGGLDYINKLEQEFASIREGSYPLVSLLTEIRALQAQLEQWYEEEAEELA is encoded by the coding sequence ATGCCGACGATGCGTTATATCCTTATGAAGAGTGAACAGCAGGGATTGTTTTTTGTTGAGATGCCTCAATCCCATGCATACCAGCTTAGCGCGCTGAACTTGAGACTCCATAAAGAAATAGACAAGCTCACTGCAGATCATATTCCACAGCTTCCCTATGCCGCTGCCGAGTGCTCGGACATCGAGATTCATGACCCTGCCATCTCTGTTGTTGGCGGGCTGGATTACATTAACAAGCTGGAGCAAGAGTTCGCCTCCATTCGTGAGGGTTCCTACCCACTCGTTTCCTTGCTCACAGAGATTCGCGCACTGCAGGCGCAGCTAGAGCAATGGTACGAGGAAGAAGCGGAGGAGCTCGCCTAG
- the cmpA gene encoding cortex morphogenetic protein CmpA: protein MPQWLCNQLMRAYSKKDRRQIRLLNDCWFFYRNRSEAGKHSSASLLP from the coding sequence ATGCCTCAATGGCTTTGCAATCAGCTCATGCGAGCCTACAGCAAGAAAGACCGCCGGCAAATTCGACTGCTCAACGACTGCTGGTTCTTCTATCGTAACCGATCGGAGGCAGGCAAGCACAGTTCAGCAAGTCTGCTACCCTAG
- a CDS encoding nitroreductase family protein: MSNELQVKADFFEVLHDRHSVRSYDPSFKMTDEEIRSLLEDAITSPSSSNLQPWRFLVIKDQETKEQLLPIAMNQQQVVEASAVIAVLADVEGYKQAELIYGRTVEQGLMPESVLTGYVARLKTIYGEKPELYRDTALIDAGLISMQLMLAAKARGLDTVPMGGYDAAKFIEAFKVPSNLAPVMLIAVGKAAKEARKSLRLSVDEVTTWNTF, encoded by the coding sequence ATGAGCAATGAACTTCAAGTGAAAGCAGACTTTTTCGAGGTTCTCCACGACCGCCATTCTGTCCGCAGCTACGACCCGTCATTCAAGATGACAGATGAGGAGATTCGCAGCCTGCTGGAGGACGCGATCACATCGCCATCCTCGTCCAATTTGCAGCCTTGGCGTTTTCTGGTCATTAAGGATCAGGAGACGAAGGAGCAGCTATTGCCGATTGCTATGAATCAGCAGCAAGTTGTGGAAGCTTCGGCCGTCATTGCCGTACTGGCTGATGTGGAGGGATATAAGCAAGCCGAGCTGATCTATGGCCGCACTGTAGAGCAAGGCCTCATGCCGGAGAGCGTGCTGACAGGCTATGTAGCGCGTCTGAAAACCATCTATGGAGAGAAGCCGGAGTTGTACCGCGATACAGCACTTATTGACGCTGGCCTCATCTCCATGCAACTGATGCTGGCTGCCAAGGCAAGAGGGCTGGACACTGTGCCTATGGGAGGCTATGATGCCGCGAAATTTATCGAGGCGTTCAAGGTGCCATCCAATCTGGCTCCGGTCATGCTGATTGCAGTGGGCAAGGCAGCCAAGGAAGCGCGCAAGTCGCTCAGGCTGTCTGTTGATGAAGTCACCACTTGGAATACATTTTAA
- a CDS encoding RrF2 family transcriptional regulator: MKSEKCSSALNHKWFGLSLQALVVLAQNCSTCSSATIAEKLHSEPTILRRILAKLAKENILETREGREGGYRLKKPADQITLAEIYNSLQVGEPLCSGMVDTTGLHPFGLQMKAAFSEIADDIDKQVVQVLERHTLADLADRVSL, encoded by the coding sequence ATGAAATCAGAAAAATGCAGCAGCGCTCTGAATCACAAATGGTTTGGTTTGTCGCTCCAGGCGTTGGTTGTCCTGGCCCAGAACTGCTCTACCTGCTCCAGTGCGACGATCGCAGAGAAGCTTCATTCGGAGCCGACTATTCTGCGCCGCATCTTGGCAAAGCTGGCGAAGGAGAATATTCTGGAGACGAGAGAGGGGCGGGAAGGCGGATATAGACTGAAGAAGCCTGCCGACCAGATTACCCTGGCAGAGATATACAACTCACTGCAGGTGGGCGAGCCGCTATGCAGTGGCATGGTGGACACGACAGGTCTGCACCCGTTCGGCTTACAGATGAAGGCGGCATTCTCGGAGATTGCTGACGACATTGACAAGCAGGTGGTGCAGGTGCTGGAGCGGCATACTTTGGCTGATTTGGCAGATCGTGTATCGCTATGA